The following nucleotide sequence is from Oncorhynchus clarkii lewisi isolate Uvic-CL-2024 chromosome 6, UVic_Ocla_1.0, whole genome shotgun sequence.
TGGAAATcaacaaacacaaaacagaccATGTTAATTATGCAATGTAAAATACACGTCTTTGTACTTGGTGAAAGAGAAATCTGTACTATTGATAGAACACATGCAACAGTAGTGAAACAGTAGAATATCAGTGCAACGTTTTAGAGTACCTACCATTGTTGAGAGGTGTCGGTCCAGCATGGTTAGCTGAACATAGGTCTGTAGAGTGATGCCCCATCGAGTAGGGTCCTGGTACATCAACCCCTGCAGGAGGGGAGGAGCTAACATCAGCATACAATATGTCATTTATCAAAATGAACCATCTTCTTTATAATGGTCACGTACCAGGGGGTTGTGCCCTCGAACATTCCTCCATTTGGAAACTGGCTCAGTCAGCACCTGAGAAATCAAAAGTAAAATTGTGATTTCATTTTACACACAGTGCAGCACAAGGATAAAAGGAAAATTAAGGATTGCTAAATTTTACCTCAATGTTACTGGTTTTGCTGAAATACTCTAGGCATGTTGTCTTCCCACTAGCAATATTACCCTCTATAAAGACCTAAAGAAAAAGAACAAGACACATGTGTTGACTTCTCCCTCAAGTATAGAGGCAGTAAATGTCTTAAtatcaatttcaaagattttcatGGATTTAAAATGACAACGTATCAGTACATACCACTAACTTCTTCTCCTTCCCATTCCGCACCAGCTTTCCTTGGGAGAAGTAAGAGAATATTATGAGATAACCTGACTTCTTGGTTTCACCTTCAGTCAGTAGCTATGGTAAAGCAAAACAGATAAGGATGTTAATATAGGTGATGCAAGCAGGGGTGATAGCTTTCTTCCCAGGTTTGGTTCGAACAAATTGATGAGCATGTAGCCTCATTGACAGTAGTGGTAGATAATAGCACTGCTCATGGATGGTTCGACAGGAATGGGCATGTCTAATCTGCATTTTAGAAATGTtgcattaaaaatatatatttacagcaTGTACTGGTGGTAGCTAAACTGAGCTCAGAATATAAGTGTATTGTTTCTAAACAACATGTGTCACATTAGATTGTAAACTAGGCTATTCAAGTTGTAAAAGAATGAGTAGGCCTATGTTGTTACTATATTCTGTTGTTCTGATGCAACATTGTAACACATCATTTGTAACATGACATTGTAACATTAGTCTACAACGTGTATCATTCTACCGCTCTGTATTGAAACAATGTTTCAGGCCAGCGAATAAATATACTTTATGAATGGGCACCTACTTGAGACGTGCTGTGTATTGTTACTATGGGCTCTCGTCTGACAGAGCTCACCGCGCTTATCACCAATAGCCACTAATCTCGTTGACGTGACAGCAGCGTTAGAAGATAGTCGTATAGCAGATCTCCACAAATTGTTCATACAAAGAGAGTTAAACGACATCTCGCATAATTATCTGAAACACACAGGGCTCGACTGTCACGTGGCATTCCAGTTCCGTGTATCAAATAACCTCTTCCTGGTTCATGATATGGAAATTGTTCTATTTTTTTCTATTGGTTGAAGCGCTTTATTTGTTCTGAGACCTGCGTTCCCTCCACCAACCACCGTCACCATTGAGggcaaaaaaaatatagaaactGATCCTCGTTCAGTGAGAGACTCATGTATAGATAACTACTGTTATCGTTTTTTATGCTAGATTATCAGTACAGTAATGATGAGGATCAATAAAATGCATAGGCCTATATGAGAGAGTCAATTAAATATTTTCTAATTGTAATATTCTTTGGAGATTGATTGACATTTTCAGATCATGATTaatttggacaagaggaatacctatgtaagaatgctgttcattgactacagctatagctcagcatttaacCCCATAGAACCCTCGTCATTAAACTCACGACCTTGGGTCTCGACCGCGCTCTGTGgaactggactttctgacgggccgcccccaggtggtgaaggtagaaaacaacatctccactttgctgatcctcaacgctGGGGCCCCGCaaaggtgcgttctcagccctatcctgtactccctgttcacccatgactgcgtggccatgtacGCTTCCAACTacaccatcaagtttgcagatgacactacagtggtaggcctggttaccaacaacgacgagacagcttacagggaggaggtgagggccctcagagtgtggtgtcaggaaaatatcctctcattcaaagtcaacaaaacaaaggagatggtcGTGGACttaaggaaacagcagagggagcacccctcccccatccacatagacgggacagtagtggagaaggtggaacgttttaaattcttcggtgtacacatcacggacaaactgaaatggtccacccacacagacagcgtggtgaagaaggcgcaacagcgcttcttcaacctcaggaggctgaagaaatgtgttgtgtcatctaaaacactcagaaacttttaaagatgcacactcgagagcatcctgtcggggtgTATCCCCGCCTTGTACCGCAATTGCACCATCCTCAACGGTAagtctctccagagggtagtaagGTCGACcccacaacacatcaccgggggcaaactacctgccctccaggacacctacagcacccgatgtcacaggaacgccaaaaagattatcaaggacaacaatcacccgagccactgcctgttcaccccgctatcatccagaaggcgaggtcagtacaggtgcatcaaagctgggaccgagaggctgaaaaacagcttctatctcaaggccatcagactgctaaacagccatcactaacatagagaggctgctgc
It contains:
- the LOC139411369 gene encoding thymidine kinase 2, mitochondrial-like isoform X1, with the protein product MSFNSLCMNNLWRSAIRLSSNAAVTSTRLVAIGDKRGELCQTRAHSNNTQHVSRKLVRNGKEKKLVVFIEGNIASGKTTCLEYFSKTSNIEVLTEPVSKWRNVRGHNPLGLMYQDPTRWGITLQTYVQLTMLDRHLSTMSAPVRMMERSIYSAKYIFVENLFRSGKMPEVDFAVLSEWFEWITQNIAIPVDLIVYLQSSPQTCHERLKERCREEEKIIPLDYLEAIHQLYEDWLIKKTSFNVPAPVLVIPADDDLQKMLHQYEENREKILAGSNV
- the LOC139411369 gene encoding thymidine kinase 2, mitochondrial-like isoform X2, which gives rise to MSFNSLCMNNLWRSAIRLSSNAAVTSTRLVAIGDKRGELCQTRAHSNNTQHVSRKLVRNGKEKKLVVFIEGNIASGKTTCLEYFSKTSNIEVLTEPVSKWRNVRGHNPLGLMYQDPTRWGITLQTYVQLTMLDRHLSTMVAPVRMMERSIYSAKYIFVENLFRSGKMPEVDFAVLSEWFEWITQNIAIPVDLIVYLQSSPQTCHERLKERCREEEKIIPLDYLEAIHQLYEDWLIKKTSFNVPAPVLVIPADDDLQKMLHQYEENREKILAGSNV